The proteins below come from a single Notamacropus eugenii isolate mMacEug1 chromosome 7, mMacEug1.pri_v2, whole genome shotgun sequence genomic window:
- the LOC140514290 gene encoding FUN14 domain-containing protein 1-like translates to MMTRNPRPTEHNSDDDSYEVLDLTEYARKHHCWNCIFGHSSGPIVENYSVATQIVLGVVIGWWVGFLFQEVGKLAATAVRGDFLLLQIASQSGNVQVDWKRAEKDVNKAKRQIKKRANKAAPEINVISEESTEFIK, encoded by the coding sequence ATGATGACCAGGAACCCCCGTCCCACAGAACATAACAGTGATGATGACTCTTATGAAGTACTGGATTTAACAGAGTATGCAAGAAAACACCACTGTTGGAACTGTATATTTGGCCACAGCTCTGGACCTATTGTAGAGAACTACTCTGTAGCTACTCAGATTGTATTGGGTGTAGTTATTGGATGGTGGGTGGGATTTTTATTCCAGGAAGTTGGGAAACTTGCAGCAACTGCAGTGAGAGGTGACTTTCTTCTCCTGCAGATTGCCAGTCAGAGTGGCAATGTGCAAGTTGACTGGAAGAGAGCTGAAAAAGAtgtaaacaaagcaaaaagacagattaaaaaaagagcaaataaagCTGCACCTGAAATCAATGTCATCAGTGAAGAGTCAACAGAATTTATCAAATAG